caaaggagaaatgctcgctgacagggatgtaaacaaatttgtacacaaaatttgagagatatcagctttttgtgcgtatggaacatttctgagatattttatttcagctaatgaaacgTGGGATAAACactttttatattttagttcagtataaaACTGTGGACTAGGTTGTGTAGATCGACAGgaaaaaaaataatttgatccctttttagattacattttaaggcagtaaatgtgaagactgtgcaaggggtgtgtagaccttcactaggcactgtatgtATCATGCTAAATACTCCTTCTTACAGATTCTTTACTCTATACCTTCTTGATGAAGCCCTTTGTTGCAGTGCCAATAAAAGGCAGGAGAAGGACTCTGCCGAACATCACAGATCTGACAGAGTTAATGAAGCTGGATTTTCCTGACCCAGCAGGACCCATCAGCAGAACCCTGACCCGGTTCAGAGACTGGCAGGCCGGTTTGAAGGAGACCAGATTCTTCTTCAGTGACCCTCTCCCTCTGGTGAAATGGAATAGCACAGAAATAGACATACTATTACATcagaccagacctgggttcaattaAGTGCTGTCAGAGTTAATCAGATAACTCGAGTTAACATTTTGTAATTAAGTGCAATCTTAATTGTCtgaaagcattggaaatactCTAaacatccaaaatagataatctaTACAGCTCAAATCAACAATGCCATGTAAAAACAAGTTGACATTGAGGTTAAAGGGGGTGTGCTTTCTCAATTTACCTAATTTGGTAAATGTTACTTTAGACAACATCAAGATGTCAGTATAAATAACAGATCAATTTGAGCAAATACGGTATTTACCATTAATCACGATTAAATCACAGCAAAACCTGCGATTATCTTGATATCATTTTTTGGGGACAGCCCTAGTTCAAAGACATGCTTATTTAAGTATTTGTATTTTAATTACTTATTGTCTATGTATTTGCAAATAATTTGGTCGAATCAACTAATTCTATTTgtagtatttgaaagtatttgcAAATAATTTCCTATAATTACTATTTGAATCTATTTTCAAATAGTCTACTTGTTTCCAAATATATTTCAAATACCCCTACCACCAAACATACCCGGGTTCAACTACAAATGTGTCTTTGAAAATACACTTGTCAATGtatgagtattttcaaatacattacaatactttccaagtgtatttccaaatacctTTCCAAGCTTGTATTTCCGAAGAAATGTTGTCCTAAAACGTACTTTGAAATGTAGCCTATGTTTAAGTAATTGAAAAAACCttcaatagtatttgaacccaggtctgcatcAGACAACCTTCAAATAGTGTTTCTAGACTACCAAGTACAGTCATAGCAGAAGCAGACTGCTGAAAGTTAATGTGTGATACTCCTGATGAATTCCGTAAATTAATTCACAATGTGACCTATTCCTCAGTTCATGACAGCTCCCTCCAAGCACCTTGAATATAAAATGAATAGTGCATAATCAGAACAATTAACAGTACAATAAATAGATTTACTTCCAACTCGATACAGCTCAACATCCAGGTACTGCGGCCCCGTCCAACTCTGGTGATATATCATATCCAACGATTTCACGCACATTTCTCTATTCTTGGTGTACAACTTTAGACATTTCCCAAACTTCAAGcaaccattagaccaagaggttGAAAAACGTGTCGCCTTAGAGTCATCCAGAACAGGGAAGTGTGTTCCTTCTTGATGGTTTATTTCGAAGGCAAACGCGTCTTGGTCCTCACTCTCAGACGATTTACGCAGGTAACCCCCCCTTTACATCCCCAGATTTGAAATACACTATTACAACGAATCTTCCTTCTTTGTCAAATTTAGATCTCAACGTATGCATGTAGAACCTATGGTGGCTTCCCTTGTTGAGCAGGTGAAGTTGGGCAGGTTCGGGAAGGAGCTTCAACAAATACGTCTCTTGCTCGAAGCTCAATGCAGGTACTACTGAAGACATTAAAACATTTGATGTCACAAGACTTCACGAAAGCTACTACTGCTATGCAAATGAAATAATTCCAAGTTTCTGAGTGGTGTTAGTGGATAGCCTACGAACACGCACCATATCAATAGTAGGCCTAGAGTGTTTCAGAGAAACTAAACTTGTTACTACTCATAAAATATTAGGCTACCAGGAAAATAGAATAGCTGTTTGCGCATTGCTCACCGCCCCAATGCCATCATGTCCGGTCCTTTACGTGCAGCTTTTTTTGTGGACAGTGAGTGGGCTGGTCTACAATAAGTTTCGTTTTTCTGGAACATTTCACTTTCGATAGGCTGTTAATTAGGCATATGTGGATATGGCCATTCCACAGTCAGAACATTATTGATTCCGGTGCGGACATTAGGTTGCTTTTGGAAATAGGCGCACATATTGTGTTTCCATTCGTAGCAGGCTAGTGATCTCCGCTTGATTTCTTCATGGCCGTATCTGCACTGGAtttggggagagagaaacagttgTTAAAGTTTTTTCCCGAACCTGTCCGACTTCACCTGCTCTATACGGCGCGCCACCATGGATTTAAGATGTCTGATTTGATTTCTAAATTCGATAAAGTGGGAAGATTCGTTGTAATCGTTTATTTGGAATCAGGCACGATGAAGGGGGGCTATCTGAGTGAACGACCTGATTCCTATTTCCAAGAGGACAAAGGGGCATTTGTCTTCGAAATAGACCATCAAAAAGCAAACGTCTTTCCTGTCGTGAAGCACCGCGATTCGATCATTTTTAATAATCAGTATAATAATGAAAACTTGGCCTTTGGGCATTGCCTAAACATTTACAACAATAAGGACAAAACACTTTGTGTCGATGTGAAGGAAGATGATACCTACACACCCACTGGTTGGAGTGAAGAGTTGGAGGTGCCCTTCATGGATGTGGAGTTGCATCGCATTCAAAGTAATTCTGCCCCAATACAATGTGATTAATTAAATGTACTCTCTGAAAATGAAGTCTAGGCCTAGTGTAATTTTTTGTTCTTATTATGTTCAAGGTGTTGGAGGTGTGCTGCTGAACCCTTGGAGGGAGCTGTCATGGACTGAGAAGTAGGTCACATTGGAAATGAATTTCCTGAATCTGTTCTACAGCAGTAGAGGCTAGTCTGTGGCTTAATATTGGTGGCCTAAAAGCAGTCTGCAGGCTGCCTGATGTAATATTATGGCTCTTTCTGTGCTATCTCATTTTACCAGAGAGAGGGGGTCACTGAGGAAGAATCTGGTCTCCTTCAAACCGGCCTGCCAGTCTCTGAACCGAGTCAGGGTTCTTTTGATGGGTCCTCCTGGGTCAGGAAAATCCAGCTTCATCAACTCTGTCAGATCTGTGATGTTCGGAAGAGTCCTTCTCCTGCCTTTTATTGGCACTGCAACAAAGGGCTTCATCAAGAAGGTATAGCGTCTGTAACAAAGAGTTTTTAGCATATAAGATTGATAATGCCTTGACTGAGATAGAAAGCTAAGGAGTAACATTTGGACCGCCATATCAATGTGTCCCTGAATGTGAGGACCTGCCCTGTGGGTGGGTGCGAGGGAAGGGATATATACTAAAGATACTCCCCTTTCATCTatggatatactgtatgtctgtcttttTGGTGGTCGTTGTCTGAGTTTGTCTCTAACAAAACTCGATAACAAAACACTGTCTCCTCTCTTTATCTACCAAGCTGAAGTCGTATGACATCcggtcagagagaggggggaagcccACAGCTCTGACCCTGTGTGATGTGTTGGCTCTGGGGGAAGGTGAGACGACTGGCCTGACCCTCACAGACGCACTGACTGTCATCAAGGGACACGCCCCAGAGGGACACAAGGTAGGCGGCATTTGTTTTCTTTCTGTGAGTAGCAATTTCTTCATGATGATTCCTAGCCTTGCTTGGGATAAAGATCAAAGGAACCTCCATGTAACATTTTACTGAACATGTTATATTATTAACATGTTATGCATATGATTCACTTTGTAACCAACATACACACATTGTAGCTAACAGAGGGACAGGGCCACGAACCCAGGTTCAAACATCCTATGCATTGCGtcaatagggttaacccacttggtgggaattATAACGTGGCTCATTACTGGATCGCAACAATATTAATTAATTTGTTCTGTTTGCTTCTAATGGCAACACAATGATGTTGTCCTACTCAATAGTTTCAAAGTGATGTGCCCATCAAAGCTGAGACTTCAGGTTACAGACCTAATTCATCGGTAAATGACCAAATCCATTGTGCGGTGTTCGTTCTGAATGCCTGCCAAGTTATGACCACCAGTGAGGACCTTACAAGGACATTGAGGACACTTCAAGCTGAAATCTCAGGCCTAGGTgaattcagacacacacacacacattgactactgtatacatatgttggatcttaatttgagccagtttgctacagcaggaaatgtaaattattatgtggattataattcatgcacatttttgtagggcttgatacattttttgttagggcaaatcaagtctgaaatttcaaagtggaaattaccaaATTTAGAaccctttttaaaactcaaatacactacaggtTTGCATTCTCAGcagcaaaagagtgatcaaattaagatcctacatctgtatgaccCTGTCCATCCAGATATCCCCCAGGTGGTTCTGTTGACCCATGTGGACCAGGTGTGTCATGCTGTACAAGAGGATGTGAAGTTTGTCTACTCCAGCCGGATCCTACAGGAGAAGGTAGGCCTACTATAAAAGATTAGGTGTAGTTTAACGTGTTGTAATACCATTATATCTGCAATCTATCTTCTATCTTATGTTCTGCTGTGCCACAGATGCAGAAGGCAGCAGAGGTGGTGGGTTTGCCACTGTCCTATGTGCTTCCAGTGAAGAACTACTCCAGTGAGCTGTCTGTGAGCTGCAACACTGACATCCTGCTGCTGAGTGCAGTTCATCACATTCTCCAAGCTGTTGACGACACTTATGAGGAATACTGCCCTCCAACCCCTGCAGATGCCAGTCCAGTGACTGTTTAATGTTTGATAAGTAACTGGGTGGAAAGGTATCTTGCTGTAATGCATGTGTCATTACAGCAGAATTAGTTTACTTGAAAAAGTAATATTACATATTACTTGTTACATATAACAAAAGTAACTTGTTACTTTACAATATTACTTTGCATGAAAGTAACACGTTATATTACTTTGCGTTGCATTCatgaaaaatctaaaaacctcAGTTTGTTTAACTTTCTGAGCCTCTGAGGGAGCGAGGTGAACCACGCACGCTCTACCAAAGATAGGCTCATCTAATTCATAAAAAAATTACCTTCAACCCGATCAGGAATATCTTGGTCACAACTATTTCCTAAATGGTGTAGGCTGATGTATTCACTGATGTATTTATGTCTGAATTTTGCAGTACATTTGCGGTGAAGATTATACCAGTGTAGGTAGCCTCTCATTCAAGACAACCTTTTATGCATTGTGAGATGCACAGGAGggtggtggcaccttaattgggggtgacaggctcgtggtaatggctggagcagagtaagtggaatggtatcatatacatcaaacacatggtttccatgccATTTCATTCgcgccattccagccattactatgaggagtcctcccctcagcagcctccactggtgagaTGTAGGCTAAGCACTGTTGTTTTCATCAATTTACGAGACAAGAAAATATCGCCCTACCTTTCTGTAAATTCAACCATCTAAATCAATAATTCCATGTGTCCTCCTTTGGCTTGATAGAAAACAAGTTGTACCAAATGATAATCCACAAACTGCAGCCATTTTCCAGCGCACTGATCATAAAATTGAAAGCCTGTCTCTAAACAATGTGCAATGGTAATTTATCATCTATATGCATAGGTAATAGGTATACATACAAAACTAGGGAGTAGAGAAGACTATTTGATGAATAATTTCATGAAGATGGATCATTTGGAACAGGGAAATGATTTTCAGAGGGTCTGCTGTCAGACAAATTCCCTCGCATTGGGAAAGTTAAACTAATGAAAAATAAAGGTAGAAAAATAgaatgcaaatatgcaagtaaccatttcactgtatcgtttacaccttctgtttcctgtgcatgtgacaaatcaactttaattttatttgatatagtgtgtgtttaccagagaaggtaatgtgaagaacaacatgacttgCACCAAAGTCAGATATAGGCCAAGGGTTAATTAGGatattaggatataggccaagggctagataaagtgtatttttacctggagtttttccttattgtaggctactgtcaccacttttagtcttgaaatctttggttgtttactataCTACCTTacctgtttagcacatggcctcacatgtgaatccttaaagagatgggtggggcttaagagggtgtgaattaTGCTAAATAGGTGTAGagaaagaagagctctccagtaggtctaccaaacattcaagggccattttctcaaaagtggggttacaagtttatcaaatttaaaagcagaattaatttcccattgttccttaactgcagtgtatgatataccattttgtagctctgagtttCTACTTTTATCCTATGTAAAAAGTAAATAAAAACATCTAATTTTAGTACATGGACCGAATCGAGGTGGTCGGTCACATTTGCTAATCATACTTGCAACCACAAACTCACATAGTTCTGTCATCATTCCAGTCCCATACAACTAACTGCACAATGAACTTGAATACCTTTAAAACAGTGAAATACAATGTAAAACCCATATAATGCTGTACCATACACCTATACAATTGCAGGGCATACAAACGATGCACTGAGGGGACATTATGCTATACAAATACAGGGTTAAATGTCCAAAATGATGACAACCAAAACAGAGCTAGCCAGCTCACAGTAGCAGTTTACGCATAAATTACTAATTAGCATAACCATAAAATGACATTATCGTCGCAGAGTGCATCTTCAGACATAAACACCTGAAATATATTAAATATGTACTtacatacaatgcattcggagaatattcagacccctcgagtttttccacattttgttacgttacagccttctttttaaattaattaagtagttttttcccctcatcaatctacacacaataccccataatgacaaagcaaaaacagtttaaaaaaaaataattctgacccttactcagtactttgttgaagcacctttggcagcg
This window of the Coregonus clupeaformis isolate EN_2021a chromosome 33, ASM2061545v1, whole genome shotgun sequence genome carries:
- the LOC121548706 gene encoding interferon-induced protein 44-like — encoded protein: MAVSALDLGREKQLLKFFPEPVRLHLLYTARHHGFKMSDLISKFDKVGRFVVIVYLESGTMKGGYLSERPDSYFQEDKGAFVFEIDHQKANVFPVVKHRDSIIFNNQYNNENLAFGHCLNIYNNKDKTLCVDVKEDDTYTPTGWSEELEVPFMDVELHRIQSVGGVLLNPWRELSWTEKERGSLRKNLVSFKPACQSLNRVRVLLMGPPGSGKSSFINSVRSVMFGRVLLLPFIGTATKGFIKKLKSYDIRSERGGKPTALTLCDVLALGEGETTGLTLTDALTVIKGHAPEGHKFQSDVPIKAETSGYRPNSSVNDQIHCAVFVLNACQVMTTSEDLTRTLRTLQAEISGLDIPQVVLLTHVDQVCHAVQEDVKFVYSSRILQEKMQKAAEVVGLPLSYVLPVKNYSSELSVSCNTDILLLSAVHHILQAVDDTYEEYCPPTPADASPVTV